A window of Ruminococcus champanellensis 18P13 = JCM 17042 contains these coding sequences:
- a CDS encoding type I secretion system permease/ATPase produces MAKKQDSGLSCFMIVMKFHGIPITKEQAENLSVLDPVQKTGEIEIMQSAKALKMKAKLCNLNIKKLKDVNAPMIAKGNDDEFFIIAKSQDDKFMILHTDKPAPEVVTRDELAKMWDGTAIIINKKGVIDREAVFSFKWFIPTILKFKKEFIQVLIAVFTIQILGILTPVMTQVVVDKVLVHRSISTLHVLTIGIAIVYIYELILGLAKNYVFTHTTNRIDVMLSFRLFKHLFALPLKYFESRRVGETVARVRELDSIRNFLTGTPLSSMIDLIFIIVYIVVLFCYSKMLTVIVICSIPVYAILSAIVTPLFKKRLDEKFETGANTQSFLVESITGVQTVKSYALEPKFEKKWGDLQAEYVKASYKTSMVSATAGTTGQFIQKVFDLLILFFGAKAVMDGNFTVGQLVAFRMLSGRVSGPVLRLVQLWQEYQQASLSVKRIGDIFNTAPEPILNANQSSMPRVQGKIIFDQVHFRYNPQGGEVIKGMSFEIPAGMVVGVVGRSGSGKSTISKLIQRLYIPEAGKISVDGMDISLVNPAMLRKQIGVVLQENFMFNGTVAENISIHCPTATMDRIIECAKIAGAHDFILELPNGYDTIIGEKGMGLSGGQKQRVAIARAILNDPRILIFDEATSALDYESESIIQNNLKEICKNRTVIIIAHRLSTLKDAQKIMVIDKGNLVEYDTHEKLMTLNGLYAYLYIISSKGVRSMDKAQKDYVLRHSSKRDKELKYDFMPSMLEIIERPAHKAGTVIILGVFTLLIAAIVWACLSKVDIVVTSSGTMQPVGNISSLNTYTSGTVKSINVEEGAYVKAGDVLIELDTQSIDIDVEALSQQKEVLEAQKEIYTMIKNGEDVSTVDITKYGANLQPYILTIIDNEKAYQNNLSILESTKENAGLTRDIAQIKYDDYNTNPMISVAEFNAQKLVLQQAENEYLQAELNILNAQTSYSEQINSNISDINSKLKQADSELEKYQLSLDYQKVIAPVNGYINSIAVNNVGETVTSAQQIITIVPADAPVEMACYVKNMDIADIMVGMEAEIKLEAYPYNKYGTVKGTVKYISPSSFNSEQLGSVYLVKLDVDNTNPGINVMSGLSGSVEVKIGKQSVMRYFLDPIVKGFDESLKEK; encoded by the coding sequence ATGGCAAAAAAACAAGACAGTGGGTTGTCCTGTTTTATGATCGTCATGAAATTTCATGGCATTCCGATTACGAAGGAACAAGCTGAAAATCTGTCTGTCCTTGATCCGGTGCAGAAAACCGGAGAAATAGAGATCATGCAGTCTGCAAAGGCCTTGAAGATGAAAGCAAAGCTGTGCAATCTGAACATAAAGAAGCTGAAGGATGTCAACGCTCCTATGATTGCAAAAGGCAACGACGATGAGTTTTTCATCATTGCAAAGTCGCAGGATGACAAATTTATGATTTTGCATACAGACAAGCCTGCACCGGAAGTTGTTACCCGCGATGAACTTGCAAAAATGTGGGACGGAACAGCAATAATCATCAACAAAAAAGGCGTAATTGATCGTGAAGCAGTTTTCAGCTTTAAATGGTTTATCCCTACCATTCTGAAATTCAAGAAAGAGTTCATACAAGTTCTTATCGCAGTTTTTACAATACAGATATTAGGAATTTTGACGCCAGTCATGACGCAGGTGGTTGTGGATAAGGTGCTTGTGCATCGCAGCATCTCCACGCTTCATGTACTGACGATAGGAATCGCTATCGTGTACATTTATGAGCTGATACTGGGGCTGGCAAAGAATTATGTGTTTACCCATACCACAAACCGCATTGACGTGATGCTAAGTTTCAGGCTATTCAAGCATCTGTTTGCGCTGCCGCTGAAATACTTTGAATCCCGTCGTGTGGGTGAAACAGTAGCCAGAGTCCGGGAACTGGACAGCATACGAAATTTTCTGACTGGAACCCCGCTTTCATCGATGATTGATCTAATATTTATCATCGTATATATTGTTGTACTGTTCTGCTACAGTAAAATGTTGACTGTTATTGTTATCTGTTCAATACCTGTTTATGCGATACTTTCTGCAATCGTTACACCGCTTTTCAAGAAGCGTCTTGATGAGAAATTTGAAACAGGTGCGAATACGCAATCGTTTCTTGTGGAATCAATCACGGGGGTTCAGACAGTAAAATCCTACGCATTAGAGCCAAAATTTGAAAAGAAGTGGGGAGACTTGCAGGCTGAATATGTCAAAGCAAGCTATAAAACTTCTATGGTATCTGCTACGGCTGGAACAACAGGTCAATTCATTCAGAAAGTATTTGACCTGCTTATCCTCTTCTTCGGTGCAAAGGCAGTTATGGACGGTAACTTTACAGTCGGTCAGCTTGTGGCATTCCGTATGCTCTCCGGCAGAGTCAGCGGTCCTGTGTTGCGTCTGGTACAGCTCTGGCAGGAATACCAGCAGGCATCCCTTTCCGTCAAGCGTATTGGTGATATTTTCAATACCGCACCTGAACCGATCCTGAATGCCAATCAGTCTTCTATGCCAAGAGTTCAGGGAAAAATCATATTCGATCAAGTACATTTTCGTTATAATCCGCAAGGCGGCGAAGTTATCAAAGGAATGTCATTTGAGATACCAGCAGGAATGGTTGTGGGCGTTGTTGGACGAAGCGGATCAGGTAAAAGTACCATATCAAAATTGATACAGCGGCTCTACATACCGGAAGCCGGAAAAATATCCGTTGACGGCATGGATATTTCCCTTGTAAATCCCGCAATGCTCAGAAAACAGATCGGCGTTGTTTTACAGGAAAACTTCATGTTTAATGGCACAGTAGCGGAGAATATCTCCATTCACTGTCCCACTGCTACGATGGATCGAATCATAGAATGCGCCAAGATTGCCGGAGCGCATGACTTTATTCTTGAACTTCCTAACGGCTATGATACAATTATTGGTGAAAAGGGTATGGGACTTTCCGGAGGTCAGAAGCAGAGGGTTGCAATCGCACGAGCAATTCTCAATGATCCGAGAATCCTCATCTTCGATGAGGCAACATCAGCACTGGATTATGAATCTGAAAGTATCATTCAAAATAACCTGAAAGAGATCTGCAAGAATCGAACAGTTATCATCATTGCACACCGTCTTTCCACTTTAAAGGATGCGCAAAAAATAATGGTTATCGACAAGGGCAACCTTGTGGAATATGATACGCATGAAAAGCTCATGACTTTGAACGGATTGTATGCTTATCTATATATAATCAGCAGCAAAGGGGTGAGGTCGATGGATAAGGCACAGAAGGACTATGTTCTCAGGCATAGCAGTAAGCGTGATAAAGAATTGAAATACGACTTCATGCCGTCAATGCTGGAAATCATAGAGCGCCCGGCACATAAAGCCGGAACTGTTATCATTCTCGGTGTTTTCACGCTTTTAATTGCAGCAATCGTATGGGCTTGCCTGTCTAAGGTGGATATTGTTGTCACATCCAGTGGTACTATGCAGCCGGTAGGGAATATCAGTTCACTCAACACCTATACCAGCGGAACCGTGAAATCAATCAATGTTGAGGAAGGGGCATATGTGAAAGCCGGAGATGTGCTTATCGAACTCGATACGCAGAGCATTGACATCGACGTAGAAGCGCTTTCGCAACAAAAAGAAGTGCTGGAGGCGCAAAAAGAGATATACACAATGATAAAAAATGGAGAGGACGTTTCAACAGTCGATATTACAAAGTACGGTGCAAATCTTCAACCATACATCCTTACAATCATTGACAATGAGAAGGCTTATCAGAATAATCTGAGCATACTTGAAAGTACCAAAGAAAACGCCGGTCTTACAAGAGACATTGCACAAATCAAATATGATGACTACAACACAAATCCTATGATTTCCGTGGCAGAATTCAATGCACAAAAACTTGTGCTTCAACAGGCAGAGAATGAATATCTGCAGGCGGAGCTGAACATTCTGAATGCGCAGACTTCCTACAGTGAGCAGATCAACTCCAACATATCAGATATCAACAGTAAGCTGAAACAGGCTGATTCTGAACTTGAAAAGTATCAGCTCTCGCTTGATTACCAAAAGGTCATTGCTCCGGTCAATGGTTACATCAACAGCATTGCAGTAAATAACGTAGGTGAGACTGTAACATCGGCACAGCAAATTATAACGATCGTTCCGGCGGATGCACCTGTTGAGATGGCTTGCTATGTGAAAAACATGGATATCGCCGATATTATGGTTGGAATGGAAGCAGAGATAAAGCTCGAAGCTTACCCATACAACAAATATGGTACGGTAAAAGGGACGGTCAAGTATATCAGTCCCAGTTCTTTCAACAGTGAGCAATTAGGCAGCGTTTATCTTGTAAAGCTGGATGTAGATAACACAAACCCGGGTATCAATGTGATGTCCGGTTTATCAGGTTCAGTGGAAGTTAAAATCGGAAAGCAATCGGTTATGAGATACTTCCTCGATCCGATTGTGAAAGGTTTTGATGAAAGTTTGAAAGAAAAATAA
- a CDS encoding HNH endonuclease: protein VDLYMSEHQHDSTAAPLWMYFQTVINWVNTIFPKWRKEMKGLDWGRLYHEHKSDVLDPAALETKITALMADKEVTKNSGIYEYLLTGKEKYLSRRQFDEEDARTVYEQQQGICPICGQHFDFEKMHADHITPWHAGGKTVPENLQMLCRDCNLKKSGQE, encoded by the coding sequence TGTTGATCTCTATATGTCCGAGCATCAACATGACAGCACCGCCGCTCCGCTGTGGATGTATTTTCAGACCGTCATTAACTGGGTGAATACCATTTTCCCGAAGTGGCGTAAGGAGATGAAGGGACTGGATTGGGGAAGGCTCTATCATGAGCACAAGAGCGATGTACTTGATCCTGCGGCATTGGAGACAAAAATAACCGCTCTCATGGCTGACAAGGAAGTCACCAAGAACAGCGGTATATATGAATATCTGCTGACAGGAAAAGAAAAATATCTGAGCCGGCGTCAGTTTGACGAGGAAGATGCCCGCACAGTCTACGAACAGCAGCAGGGAATCTGCCCGATCTGTGGTCAACACTTTGATTTCGAGAAAATGCACGCAGATCATATCACACCCTGGCACGCAGGCGGTAAGACCGTTCCGGAGAACTTGCAGATGCTGTGCAGGGATTGTAATTTGAAGAAATCAGGGCAGGAATAG
- a CDS encoding AAA family ATPase: MKNAILKSISATNFGPFNGTIEFDMETSVPKGQIIENHTFFAGDNQQFNKIAYIYGANGSGKSNFCKIILQIQRTIMLSPIRASNNPQLLDMLPLKDELAVQRNHFKFDVSGKERATSYSIQILIDDVLYTYSFSIAENYDVISEKLTKKKRRTETILERTSPKYESITLKSELKPFQDNVHVVKDNALCLSMASFLNNKLATTIVSTITNIQVVNMAAFRGLSNLSEETFSAEKKEEYLRILKSADPTLEDIQVEFNEKKVEKHSLDSDDLENRAVVLKSVRVDVKSTHSIYDNHKAVSQSKLPFLQIESNGTIKLLDILPTIFDALSTGNILIVDEIENGLHPTVVKKMIELFYNPETNPHNAQLICTTHNILLINEAVQRDEVWLMDKNEFGESSMIHISDIPGLRSYDKLGQKMIEGAFGAMPNIINNMQ, encoded by the coding sequence ATGAAAAACGCAATTCTAAAATCCATATCGGCAACGAATTTCGGTCCCTTCAATGGTACGATAGAGTTTGACATGGAAACATCCGTCCCCAAAGGACAGATTATCGAAAACCACACTTTTTTTGCAGGTGATAACCAGCAATTTAACAAAATTGCTTATATATATGGTGCAAACGGTTCGGGTAAGTCGAATTTCTGTAAGATTATCTTACAGATACAGAGGACTATCATGTTGTCACCAATTAGAGCATCAAATAATCCTCAGCTTCTCGATATGCTTCCACTTAAGGATGAGCTCGCTGTTCAGAGAAATCATTTTAAGTTTGATGTATCCGGCAAGGAACGTGCTACATCTTATTCTATACAGATCCTAATCGATGATGTGCTGTATACCTATTCTTTTTCAATAGCCGAAAACTATGATGTTATCTCAGAAAAACTGACGAAAAAGAAAAGACGTACAGAAACCATCCTGGAACGCACATCGCCAAAATACGAGAGCATTACTTTGAAATCTGAATTAAAACCTTTCCAGGATAATGTTCATGTGGTAAAGGATAACGCTCTTTGTTTATCAATGGCTTCATTTCTGAATAATAAGCTCGCCACAACTATAGTTTCAACTATCACCAACATTCAAGTAGTTAATATGGCTGCATTTAGAGGCCTTTCAAATCTTAGCGAAGAGACATTCTCTGCTGAGAAGAAAGAGGAGTATCTGAGAATACTGAAAAGTGCAGACCCCACACTGGAAGACATCCAAGTGGAGTTCAATGAGAAGAAAGTTGAAAAACATTCTCTTGATTCTGATGACCTTGAAAACCGAGCAGTTGTTTTGAAAAGTGTGCGTGTAGATGTGAAGTCCACACATAGCATTTATGACAATCATAAGGCAGTGTCTCAAAGCAAGCTGCCTTTCCTTCAGATTGAATCTAATGGTACAATCAAACTTCTTGACATCTTGCCAACAATATTTGATGCACTTAGCACTGGGAATATTCTTATAGTTGACGAAATCGAGAACGGTCTTCACCCTACGGTTGTGAAAAAAATGATAGAACTGTTCTATAATCCGGAAACTAATCCGCATAACGCACAACTGATCTGTACAACTCATAATATCTTGCTGATAAACGAGGCTGTACAGCGTGATGAAGTTTGGCTCATGGACAAGAATGAGTTTGGAGAAAGCTCAATGATTCACATCAGTGATATTCCAGGATTACGAAGCTATGATAAGCTTGGTCAGAAAATGATTGAAGGTGCTTTTGGAGCAATGCCTAACATCATTAACAATATGCAATAA
- a CDS encoding DUF1883 domain-containing protein, whose amino-acid sequence MKFIHTDLGNLDKGRIVEIVLKGNAANVQLLDSTNFNNYKNGRRYHYTGGLAKQSPVRLAVPHSGHWHVAIDMNGLRGTVNASVRVLPTALPTIKQQPSLASMPSLVHNRGFGIDVDIDNDPEYDVFISHASEDKDEIVRPLANALVEKGVKVWYDEFEMKIGDSLRRKIDKGLANSRFGIVVISKDFIKKGWTNYELDGIITKAVSGEQIILPIWHNITKKEVLDFSPSLADKLARNTAINTVDEIATEISELILQ is encoded by the coding sequence ATGAAGTTTATTCACACGGATTTAGGAAATCTTGACAAAGGCAGAATTGTCGAGATAGTGTTAAAGGGCAACGCTGCAAATGTACAGTTGCTCGATAGCACCAATTTTAACAATTACAAGAATGGAAGACGCTATCATTATACCGGAGGACTTGCAAAGCAATCACCTGTTCGCCTTGCTGTTCCTCATTCTGGTCATTGGCACGTAGCAATTGATATGAACGGATTAAGAGGAACAGTGAATGCATCTGTTAGGGTTCTTCCAACAGCACTGCCTACTATTAAGCAGCAACCGTCACTTGCGTCTATGCCTTCTCTGGTACATAACAGAGGTTTTGGCATTGATGTTGACATTGATAATGATCCTGAGTATGACGTATTTATTTCTCATGCATCAGAAGATAAAGATGAGATTGTTCGTCCTCTTGCCAACGCTCTTGTAGAGAAAGGCGTTAAGGTCTGGTATGATGAATTCGAGATGAAGATTGGCGATAGTCTCCGACGTAAGATTGATAAAGGACTTGCCAATAGTCGTTTCGGAATTGTGGTAATTTCAAAAGACTTCATCAAAAAAGGCTGGACTAATTATGAGCTCGACGGAATAATTACCAAAGCGGTATCAGGTGAGCAAATCATTCTTCCAATTTGGCACAATATCACCAAGAAGGAAGTACTTGATTTCAGTCCCTCTTTAGCGGATAAACTTGCCAGAAATACGGCTATCAATACTGTGGATGAAATTGCCACAGAAATTTCTGAGCTGATCCTTCAGTAA
- a CDS encoding SLOG family protein translates to MRIKTVCFTGHRELPADDLPEISKHLEDTLVKLIEQGYRYFGAGGALGFDTLAAQVVLRLRERYPQIRLILVLPCLNQTRGWPQEDIDTYEEIKRCADKVTYTSEHYFRGCMQKRNRHLVDNSSACICYLTKPAGGTAYTVNYASEHGLTIINIAK, encoded by the coding sequence ATGCGCATAAAAACAGTTTGCTTCACCGGACATCGGGAATTGCCGGCAGATGATCTGCCCGAAATCTCCAAGCACTTGGAGGACACCTTGGTCAAGCTGATTGAGCAAGGCTATCGCTATTTCGGCGCAGGTGGTGCCTTGGGATTTGATACTCTGGCAGCGCAGGTTGTCCTCCGCTTGCGGGAGCGTTATCCGCAGATTCGGCTGATCCTTGTGCTGCCGTGCCTTAACCAAACTCGAGGCTGGCCGCAGGAGGATATCGACACTTACGAAGAGATCAAGCGCTGTGCAGATAAGGTGACTTACACCTCGGAGCACTATTTTCGGGGCTGTATGCAAAAACGCAATCGGCATCTTGTGGATAACAGCAGTGCCTGCATTTGCTACCTGACGAAGCCCGCCGGCGGTACTGCATATACCGTTAATTATGCCTCGGAGCATGGGCTAACGATAATCAACATTGCTAAGTAG
- a CDS encoding helix-turn-helix domain-containing protein, which yields MSDIAKIIGQRIRNYRTQKGLSQEKLAELAGCHPTYIGQLERGEKNATLESVEKIASAMDISLSELFDKLGKSGSNNIAAKCYDLVASKNEAEQKQLYKMLQEMDKYKNQ from the coding sequence ATGAGTGATATCGCAAAGATCATTGGGCAACGCATCAGAAACTACCGAACGCAAAAAGGACTCAGCCAGGAAAAGTTAGCCGAGCTTGCCGGCTGCCATCCCACATATATCGGGCAATTGGAACGTGGTGAGAAAAACGCCACTTTGGAAAGTGTAGAGAAGATTGCATCAGCTATGGATATTTCCCTGTCCGAGCTATTCGATAAGTTGGGAAAGAGCGGCAGCAACAACATTGCGGCCAAATGCTATGACTTGGTTGCCTCTAAGAACGAGGCAGAGCAGAAGCAACTCTATAAAATGCTTCAGGAAATGGACAAATACAAAAATCAATGA
- a CDS encoding glycine--tRNA ligase codes for MINTEKTMDKIVALCKGRGFVYPGSEIYGGLANTWDYGPLGVELKNNIKQAWRKKFVQENKYNVGLDSAILMNPQTWVASGHIGGFSDPLMDCKECKTRHRADNLIEDFDGTNPAGWSNEQMMNYIKEKEIPCPSCGKKNFTDIRQFNLMFKTFQGVTEDSKSELYLRPETAQGIFVNFANIQRTTRKKIPFGVAQVGKSFRNEITPGNFIFRVREFEQMELEFFCKPGTDLEWFDYWRSFCKNWLLSLHIKEENLRLRDHDPEELCFYSKATTDFEYLFPFGWGELWGVADRTDYDLNQHIKTSGKQLDYFDPETNERYVPYVIEPSLGVERLFLALLTEAYDEEEIAPGDVRTVMHFHPALAPFKAAVLPLSKKLSEKATEVYEMLAKHFPVDYDESGSIGKRYRRQDEIGTPFCITYDFDTLEKDNCVTIRDRDTMEQERVAISDLVAYLEKKIEF; via the coding sequence ATGATCAACACCGAAAAGACAATGGACAAAATCGTTGCCCTGTGCAAGGGCCGGGGCTTTGTGTATCCCGGCAGCGAGATTTACGGCGGTCTGGCGAATACATGGGACTACGGGCCTCTGGGCGTGGAGCTGAAGAACAACATCAAGCAGGCGTGGCGCAAGAAGTTTGTCCAGGAGAACAAGTATAATGTGGGACTGGACAGTGCCATTCTGATGAATCCCCAGACCTGGGTGGCATCCGGACACATTGGGGGCTTTTCCGACCCGCTGATGGACTGTAAGGAGTGCAAGACCCGGCATCGGGCGGATAATCTGATCGAGGACTTTGACGGCACCAATCCGGCAGGCTGGTCCAACGAGCAGATGATGAACTACATCAAGGAGAAGGAGATCCCCTGTCCTAGCTGCGGCAAGAAGAATTTTACCGACATCCGGCAGTTCAATCTGATGTTCAAGACCTTCCAGGGAGTGACCGAGGACAGCAAGAGCGAGCTGTACCTGCGGCCGGAGACCGCACAGGGCATCTTTGTAAACTTTGCCAATATTCAGCGTACCACCCGGAAGAAGATCCCCTTCGGCGTGGCACAGGTGGGCAAGTCCTTCCGGAACGAGATCACACCCGGCAACTTCATCTTCCGTGTCCGGGAGTTTGAGCAGATGGAGCTGGAGTTCTTCTGCAAGCCCGGTACGGATCTGGAGTGGTTCGACTACTGGCGCAGCTTCTGCAAGAACTGGCTGCTGTCCCTGCACATCAAGGAGGAGAACCTGCGGCTGCGGGATCATGACCCGGAGGAGCTGTGCTTCTATTCCAAAGCCACCACGGACTTTGAGTATCTGTTCCCCTTCGGCTGGGGTGAGCTGTGGGGCGTGGCGGACAGAACCGACTACGATCTGAATCAGCATATCAAGACCAGCGGCAAGCAGTTGGATTACTTTGATCCGGAGACCAATGAGCGGTATGTGCCCTATGTCATCGAGCCTTCCCTGGGCGTGGAGCGTCTGTTCCTGGCACTGCTGACGGAGGCATACGACGAGGAGGAGATCGCACCCGGGGACGTGCGCACGGTGATGCATTTCCATCCGGCACTGGCGCCCTTTAAGGCGGCGGTTCTGCCCCTGTCCAAGAAGCTGAGCGAGAAGGCGACTGAGGTGTACGAGATGCTGGCAAAGCACTTCCCGGTGGACTACGACGAATCCGGTTCCATCGGCAAGCGGTACCGCCGGCAGGACGAGATCGGTACGCCCTTCTGCATCACCTACGATTTCGACACCCTGGAGAAGGACAACTGTGTGACCATCCGGGATCGGGATACCATGGAGCAGGAGCGGGTTGCCATCAGCGACCTGGTGGCATACCTGGAGAAGAAGATCGAGTTTTAA
- a CDS encoding branched-chain amino acid aminotransferase, translated as MEIKFEKAASLKAKPTDESALGFGKIFTDYMFVMEYETGKGWHNARITPFADLSLSPAAMCLHYGQEVFEGMKAYRRADGGIQLFRPRENFKRLNQSNQRLVIPQINEEDALQGLEELLKVEKDWVPHSKGASLYIRPFIIAVDPFLGVHPGDKYLFIIILSPSGAYYASGLNPVNIYVESKYVRAVRGGMGFAKTGGNYAASLIGQDEAHKQNYSQVLWLDGVEQKYIEEVGAMNIFFVIDNEIVTPMLQGSILPGITRKSTIELCKSWGMKVSERRIDIQEIADAYDAGKLQEVFGTGTAAVISPVGHLKWNDKVMEINDNKIGPISQKLYDTMTGIQWGEIADPFNWIEKID; from the coding sequence ATGGAAATCAAATTTGAAAAGGCTGCCTCTCTGAAGGCAAAGCCCACGGACGAGTCCGCTCTCGGCTTCGGTAAGATCTTTACCGACTACATGTTCGTGATGGAATATGAAACCGGCAAGGGCTGGCACAATGCACGGATCACCCCCTTTGCGGATCTGTCCCTGAGTCCGGCGGCTATGTGCCTGCATTACGGTCAGGAGGTATTTGAGGGCATGAAGGCATACCGGAGAGCAGACGGCGGTATTCAACTGTTCCGTCCCCGGGAGAACTTCAAGCGTCTGAACCAGTCCAACCAGCGTCTGGTCATCCCCCAGATCAACGAGGAGGATGCGCTCCAGGGTCTGGAGGAGCTGCTGAAGGTGGAGAAGGACTGGGTACCCCACAGCAAGGGCGCTTCCCTGTACATCCGTCCCTTCATCATTGCGGTTGACCCGTTCCTGGGGGTACATCCCGGGGACAAGTACCTGTTCATCATCATTCTGTCTCCCTCCGGCGCATATTATGCAAGCGGGCTGAATCCGGTGAACATTTATGTAGAAAGCAAGTACGTCCGGGCAGTCCGGGGCGGTATGGGCTTTGCCAAGACCGGCGGTAACTATGCGGCTTCCCTGATCGGGCAGGACGAGGCACATAAGCAGAACTACTCCCAGGTGCTGTGGCTGGACGGCGTGGAGCAGAAGTACATTGAAGAAGTGGGCGCTATGAACATCTTCTTCGTCATCGACAACGAGATCGTAACCCCCATGCTCCAGGGCTCCATCCTGCCGGGCATCACCAGAAAGTCCACCATCGAGCTGTGCAAGAGCTGGGGCATGAAGGTGTCCGAGCGCCGCATCGACATCCAGGAAATTGCGGACGCTTACGACGCAGGCAAGCTCCAGGAGGTATTCGGCACCGGTACCGCTGCGGTCATCTCTCCGGTTGGCCATCTGAAGTGGAACGATAAGGTGATGGAGATCAACGACAACAAGATCGGCCCGATCTCCCAGAAGCTGTATGACACCATGACCGGCATCCAGTGGGGCGAGATCGCAGATCCCTTCAACTGGATCGAGAAGATCGACTGA